The following are from one region of the Hippocampus zosterae strain Florida chromosome 9, ASM2543408v3, whole genome shotgun sequence genome:
- the ell2 gene encoding RNA polymerase II elongation factor ELL2 — protein sequence MFSPQRDNGGGLLNMAALSEDGRYGLNCGQHSTGRVTVLHVKLTETALRAIESYQNCKDVSSLQPTIQFKGLQGRIKIPRTNSSSDASHNFDFYLSNVGKDNPQGSFDCIHQYVSSSGASQLALLATVQDKVTICATSDSYQVTRERMTQAVEDTRERGTKVIKPGGQYRGKQVHVRKPALSTPEVVPERKRSTPINPANTIRKCLSNNPVSQRSFRDRIVHLLALRSYKKLEVLARLQRDGINQKDRNSLGTTLQQVANLNPKDNTYSLKDFVFRDVRRDWPGYSEDEKIQLERILTRKLGLSSEAPSSNASPKDSLPSSPRKRQPDFDFIDPLAPKKARISHLSNRGPATSLSSSERREDDESSGAKCSSLPSAVILGPPSHLPIPSHPPAPSHQQPSPASSSNSPSTPEGCGTQDLPVDQSSSCREPSPSSSSSDRASLQRYQPPIPPAAPPASPGPPPPCTSLTVTSTVISCPPLPTGDDKKFKKKSKKHKDRDRQRDKGKWTERACNSSPSVVEQAKESQKSKKRQNADDDGREAPDKNPHTYQDSPEKEKNPRQSTVFSSTIEAPDYEIKYTALVSTEQRQHYKDDFNAEYDEYRSLHARVEKITRRFTQLDSKCRKLPPGTKEYQKVQEEVLKEYKKMKQHSPNYHGDKQRCEYLHNKLAHIKRLIADFDQRRAQPWC from the exons GATGTATCCTCTTTGCAGCCGACCATACAATTCAAGGGACTCCAAGGG CGCATTAAAATACCCCGGACAAATTCTTCCTCTGATGCCTCCCACAATTTTGATTTCTACCTGTCTAATGTCGGCAAAGACAACCCTCAGGGAAGCTTTGATTGCATCCATCAATATGTTTCAAG CTCAGGGGCCTCTCAGCTGGCGTTATTGGCGACGGTGCAGGACAAGGTCACAATATGCGCAACGAGTGACTCCTACCAGGTGACCCGGGAGCGCATGACCCAGGCTGTGGAGGACACGCGCGAACGTGGGACCAAAGTCATCAAACCCGGCGGCCAGTACAGAG GGAAGCAAGTCCATGTCCGTAAACCAGCGCTATCCACCCCCGAGGTGGTCCCGGAGCGCAAGCGATCAACACCCATCAACCCAGCCAACACGATCCGCAAGTGCCTTTCCAACAACCCGGTCTCCCAGCGGTCTTTCCGGGACCGCATCGTTCACCTTTTGGCGCTCAGGTCCTATAAGAAGCTGGAAGTGCTCGCCCGTTTGCAGCGGGACGGCATCAACCAGAAGGACCGGAACTCCTTGGGGACCACCCTGCAACAG GTGGCAAACCTTAACCCCAAAGACAACACGTATTCGCTGAAGGACTTTGTTTTCCGCGACGTCCGGAGAGACTGGCCTGGCTACTCGGAAGATGAGAAGATCCAGTTGGAGCGCATCCTGACTCG CAAACTAGGTCTTTCCTCTGAGGCGCCCTCCTCAAACGCTTCTCCCAAAGACAGTTTACCTTCATCTCCTCGG AAGCGCCAGCCGGATTTTGACTTTATAGATCCTTTGGCGCCAAAGAAAGCCCGCATCTCTCATCTCAGCAATCGCGGGCCGGCCACATCTTTATCGTCGTCGGAGCGCCGCGAGGATGACGAAAGCTCTGGCGCGAAATGCTCTTCTCTGCCCTCCGCTGTCATCTTGGGCCCTCCAAGCCATCTCCCGATTCCCTCTCACCCTCCGGCGCCCTCTCACCAACAGCCTAGCCCAGCCTCCAGCTCCAACTCCCCCAGCACGCCGGAGGGCTGCGGCACCCAGGACCTGCCCGTGGACCAGAGTTCCTCCTGCAGGGAACCTTCGCCGAGTTCCTCGTCATCCGATCGAGCCTCGCTGCAGCGCTATCAGCCCCCGATCCCGCCGGCCGCGCCGCCCGCCTCGCCGGGCCCTCCTCCGCCCTGTACCTCGCTCACTGTAACCTCCACTGTGATCAGCTGCCCTCCCCTGCCCACCGGTGACGACAAGAAGTTCAAGAAGAAGTCCAAAAAGCACAAAGACAGGGATCGGCAGCGGGACAAAGGGAAATGGACAGAAAGGGCTTGCAACAGTTCTCCGAGTGTAGTCGAGCAGGCTAAGGAGAGTCAGAAATCTAAAAAGAGGCAGAATGCTGACGACGACGGGAGAGAAGCTCCGGACAAGAATCCTCACACGTATCAAG ACTCCCCCGAAAAAGAGAAGAATCCGCGCCAATCTACTGTATTCTCATCCACCATCGAGGCGCCCGACTATGAAAT AAAATACACAGCACTGGTGTCCACGGAGCAGAGACAGCACTACAAGGACGACTTCAATGCCGAGTACGACGAGTACCGCTCGCTGCACGCCCGCGTGGAGAAGATCACGCGCCGCTTCACACAGCTGGATTCCAAGTGCCGCAAGCTGCCACCGGGCACCAAAGAGTACCAG aagGTGCAAGAAGAAGTCTTGAAAGAGTACAAAAAGATGAAACAA CACAGCCCCAACTACCACGGGGACAAGCAGCGCTGCGAGTACCTGCACAACAAGCTGGCGCACATCAAGCGGCTGATAGCGGATTTTGACCAGCGACGAGCCCAACCTTGGTGCTGA